A genomic segment from Ignavibacteriales bacterium encodes:
- a CDS encoding MFS transporter has protein sequence MFLFLPFGVLYGYVSVTIGFLLTKAGVPLEQVAPLIAISLLPNIFKFVWAPLVDTTLTVKKWYLISNLVTAIGILVTGIIPLKVEYLTLMTIVVFITSLVNTFVAMATESLLAHDTPDNLKGRAGGWLQAGNLGGLGLGGGAGLWLAERLPEHWMAGAVIAFACLFCGLGLLFLSEPTSFIREKNYLKTIGNLNRDIWKVIKSRMGFLALFLCFLPIGSGAASNLWSSISNDWGASADTVALLVGVVGGILSAIGCLAGGWICDLMDRKKAYILFGMIQALCAVGMAFSPATEQMFIIWTSLYALSTGLTYAGFSAFVLEAIGKGAAATKYNVFASLSNAPIYYMIYLDEWSHGKWGAFGMLSTEAIMALFGMILFITIFVSVNKMRPAEEIVV, from the coding sequence ATGTTTTTATTTCTTCCATTTGGTGTATTGTATGGTTATGTAAGTGTTACAATTGGATTCCTGTTGACGAAAGCAGGAGTACCATTAGAGCAGGTTGCGCCTCTTATAGCAATTTCATTATTACCAAATATATTTAAGTTCGTTTGGGCGCCTTTAGTCGATACAACTCTTACTGTTAAGAAATGGTATCTGATTTCTAATTTAGTAACAGCAATTGGCATCCTGGTCACTGGAATTATACCATTAAAAGTTGAATATCTGACATTGATGACTATAGTTGTTTTCATTACGAGCTTAGTAAATACTTTTGTTGCTATGGCTACTGAAAGCTTATTGGCTCATGATACACCTGATAATTTAAAAGGTAGAGCAGGTGGTTGGTTGCAAGCGGGTAATCTTGGTGGTTTGGGATTAGGAGGAGGTGCTGGATTGTGGTTAGCTGAAAGATTACCGGAGCACTGGATGGCTGGTGCTGTCATAGCATTCGCTTGTCTTTTCTGCGGTCTTGGTTTACTATTTCTATCTGAACCTACATCGTTTATTAGAGAAAAAAATTATTTAAAAACTATCGGAAACTTAAACAGAGATATTTGGAAAGTTATAAAATCGCGTATGGGATTTTTAGCATTGTTTTTATGTTTCCTTCCAATCGGATCTGGTGCTGCTTCAAATTTGTGGTCATCAATTTCAAATGATTGGGGTGCATCTGCTGATACTGTTGCACTTCTAGTTGGAGTAGTTGGCGGGATACTTTCAGCAATTGGTTGTTTAGCAGGTGGATGGATATGCGATCTTATGGATCGTAAAAAAGCATATATATTATTTGGAATGATTCAGGCACTTTGTGCCGTGGGAATGGCATTTAGTCCCGCCACAGAACAAATGTTTATTATTTGGACATCTCTTTATGCGTTGAGCACTGGTTTAACTTATGCCGGATTTAGTGCTTTTGTTCTTGAAGCCATTGGTAAGGGTGCCGCAGCAACTAAGTACAATGTATTTGCTTCTTTATCAAACGCGCCGATTTATTATATGATCTACCTTGATGAATGGTCACACGGGAAATGGGGTGCATTTGGTATGCTTTCTACCGAAGCAATAATGGCACTCTTCGGTATGATCTTATTCATTACAATTTTTGTCTCAGTAAACAAAATGAGACCTGCAGAGGAAATTGTTGTTTAA